Proteins from a genomic interval of Phenylobacterium sp. LH3H17:
- the gatC gene encoding Asp-tRNA(Asn)/Glu-tRNA(Gln) amidotransferase subunit GatC, producing MAIDAATVRKVARLARIAEPEEKLEALAKELTGIMTWIEQLAEVDTDGVEPMTSAVHMPAPMREDVVTEGGDVSKVLSNAPKTIDGFFVVPKVVE from the coding sequence GTAAGGTCGCGAGGCTCGCGCGGATCGCCGAGCCCGAGGAAAAGCTGGAGGCTCTGGCCAAGGAGCTGACCGGCATCATGACCTGGATCGAGCAACTCGCCGAGGTCGACACGGACGGCGTCGAGCCGATGACCTCGGCCGTCCACATGCCCGCGCCGATGCGCGAGGACGTGGTCACCGAGGGCGGCGACGTCTCAAAGGTGCTGTCCAACGCGCCCAAGACCATCGACGGCTTCTTCGTCGTGCCGAAGGTGGTGGAATAG